In Takifugu flavidus isolate HTHZ2018 chromosome 5, ASM371156v2, whole genome shotgun sequence, the following proteins share a genomic window:
- the npffr1l2 gene encoding neuropeptide FF receptor 1 like 2 isoform X1, with the protein MLCAVQVVICRLTSVRGLILPRIQRASHSLYLCIIIIFPGTSHYRLAWRMEGVEASEGLEGLELEGSTTTGTVNFSTDAGAINITFYPYYQHSVYVAASFVLAYFSIFLLCMVGNILVCLIVVENRHMRTVINLFILNLAVSDLLVGIFCIPTTLVDNLITGWPFSKIVCKMSGFVQGVSVSASVFTLVAIAVERFRCIVYPLHPKPTICVAQAAILLIWVLAVAIMCPAALALTVEQIPNHYIIYNDDLNHTLPIYSCYENFANPRMTKVYTVVLFVHIYLVPLTVITIMYVSIGVKLCSSVLANREPPVADGTVEVRVRRGGQPMISRKKLMVIKMLILVALLFMLSWLPLWTLMMMADYAGLDSDQVDLLTSYIFPFAHWLAFANSSINPIIYGYYNENFKRGFQAVCKSRPLCCLLQCHHCERMTRWGKRDRSMEEPHQMDGTSARNHIDLRVRNRVHNSARLKDADEVKRHVRAAVRPQRENFDQTIEMAILHNKDHHSQDSNRVSSLEASVYKAWEK; encoded by the exons ATGCTGTGCGCTGTCCAGGTTGTAATTTGCCGTTTAACCTCTGTTAGGGGATTGATTTTACCCAGAATTCAGCGTGCATCACATAGTTTATATCTGtgtataataataatttttccAGGAACTTCTCATTACAGGCTCGCTTGGAGAATGGAGGGAGTAGAAGCCAGCGAGGGGTTAGAAGGGCTGGAGTTGGAGGGGTCCACCACCACAGGAACTGTTAACTTCAGCACAGATGCGGGTGCAATCAACATCACCTTCTATCCTTATTACCAGCACTCCGTGTACGTGGCGGCCAGCTTTGTGCTGGCCTATTTTTCAATCTTCCTGCTGTGCATGGTGGGGAACATCCTGGTGTGCCTCATCGTGGTGGAGAACCGGCACATGCGGACGGTCATCAACCTCTTCATCCTCAATCTGGCCGTCAGTGACCTCCTGGTGGGCATCTTTTGCATCCCCACAACACTGGTGGACAACCTCATCACAG GTTGGCCCTTCTCCAAAATTGTGTGCAAGATGAGCGGCTTTGTGCAGGGAGTGTCCGTTTCTGCGTCCGTGTTCACCTTGGTCGCCATTGCTGTCGAGCG GTTTCGCTGTATAGTGTACCCGCTTCATCCCAAACCCACCATATGTGTTGCCCAGGCAGCTATCTTGTTGATTTGGGTGCTCGCTGTGGCGATCATGTGTCCGGCCGCACTGGCACTCACTGTGGAGCAGATCCCTAATCACTACATAATATACAACGATGACCTCAACCACACGTTACCCATCTACTCCTGCTATGAGAACTTTGCCAACCCACGCATGACGAAGGTCTACACAGTGGTTCTGTTCGTGCACATCTACCTGGTGCCCCTCACCGTCATCACAATCATGTACGTAAGCATTGGGGTCAAgctgtgctcctctgtgctcGCCAACAGGGAGCCACCGGTGGCCGACGGTACGGTTGAAGTCAGGGTAAGGCGGGGCGGACAGCCAATGATATCCAGGAAAAAGCTCATGGTGATAAAGATGCTCATCCTGGTGGCTTTGCTCTTCATGCTGTCCTGGCTGCCACTCTGGACCTTGATGATGATGGCGGACTACGCGGGTTTGGACAGTGACCAGGTGGATCTTCTGACCAGCTACATCTTTCCCTTCGCCCACTGGCTGGCCTTCGCTAATTCCAGCATTAATCCCATAATCTACGGCTACTACAATGAGAACTTTAAGAGGGGCTTCCAGGCGGTGTGCAAGTCCAGgcccctctgctgcctcctccagtGCCACCACTGTGAGAGGATGACACGTTGGGGCAAGAGGGATCGATCCATGGAGGAGCCTCATCAAATGGATGGCACCAGCGCTCGCAACCACATTGACCTCAGGGTGAGAAATCGAGTACACAACTCTGCCAGACTGAAGGATGCAGACGAGGTGAAGAGACATGTGAGGGCGGCGGTCCGACCGCAGAGGGAAAATTTTGATCAGACCATCGAGATGGCAATCCTCCATAACAAAGACCATCACAGCCAGGACTCAAATCGGGTCAGTTCTCTGGAAGCGTCGGTCTATAAAGCGTGGGAGAAGTGA
- the npffr1l2 gene encoding neuropeptide FF receptor 1 like 2 isoform X2 translates to MEGVEASEGLEGLELEGSTTTGTVNFSTDAGAINITFYPYYQHSVYVAASFVLAYFSIFLLCMVGNILVCLIVVENRHMRTVINLFILNLAVSDLLVGIFCIPTTLVDNLITGWPFSKIVCKMSGFVQGVSVSASVFTLVAIAVERFRCIVYPLHPKPTICVAQAAILLIWVLAVAIMCPAALALTVEQIPNHYIIYNDDLNHTLPIYSCYENFANPRMTKVYTVVLFVHIYLVPLTVITIMYVSIGVKLCSSVLANREPPVADGTVEVRVRRGGQPMISRKKLMVIKMLILVALLFMLSWLPLWTLMMMADYAGLDSDQVDLLTSYIFPFAHWLAFANSSINPIIYGYYNENFKRGFQAVCKSRPLCCLLQCHHCERMTRWGKRDRSMEEPHQMDGTSARNHIDLRVRNRVHNSARLKDADEVKRHVRAAVRPQRENFDQTIEMAILHNKDHHSQDSNRVSSLEASVYKAWEK, encoded by the exons ATGGAGGGAGTAGAAGCCAGCGAGGGGTTAGAAGGGCTGGAGTTGGAGGGGTCCACCACCACAGGAACTGTTAACTTCAGCACAGATGCGGGTGCAATCAACATCACCTTCTATCCTTATTACCAGCACTCCGTGTACGTGGCGGCCAGCTTTGTGCTGGCCTATTTTTCAATCTTCCTGCTGTGCATGGTGGGGAACATCCTGGTGTGCCTCATCGTGGTGGAGAACCGGCACATGCGGACGGTCATCAACCTCTTCATCCTCAATCTGGCCGTCAGTGACCTCCTGGTGGGCATCTTTTGCATCCCCACAACACTGGTGGACAACCTCATCACAG GTTGGCCCTTCTCCAAAATTGTGTGCAAGATGAGCGGCTTTGTGCAGGGAGTGTCCGTTTCTGCGTCCGTGTTCACCTTGGTCGCCATTGCTGTCGAGCG GTTTCGCTGTATAGTGTACCCGCTTCATCCCAAACCCACCATATGTGTTGCCCAGGCAGCTATCTTGTTGATTTGGGTGCTCGCTGTGGCGATCATGTGTCCGGCCGCACTGGCACTCACTGTGGAGCAGATCCCTAATCACTACATAATATACAACGATGACCTCAACCACACGTTACCCATCTACTCCTGCTATGAGAACTTTGCCAACCCACGCATGACGAAGGTCTACACAGTGGTTCTGTTCGTGCACATCTACCTGGTGCCCCTCACCGTCATCACAATCATGTACGTAAGCATTGGGGTCAAgctgtgctcctctgtgctcGCCAACAGGGAGCCACCGGTGGCCGACGGTACGGTTGAAGTCAGGGTAAGGCGGGGCGGACAGCCAATGATATCCAGGAAAAAGCTCATGGTGATAAAGATGCTCATCCTGGTGGCTTTGCTCTTCATGCTGTCCTGGCTGCCACTCTGGACCTTGATGATGATGGCGGACTACGCGGGTTTGGACAGTGACCAGGTGGATCTTCTGACCAGCTACATCTTTCCCTTCGCCCACTGGCTGGCCTTCGCTAATTCCAGCATTAATCCCATAATCTACGGCTACTACAATGAGAACTTTAAGAGGGGCTTCCAGGCGGTGTGCAAGTCCAGgcccctctgctgcctcctccagtGCCACCACTGTGAGAGGATGACACGTTGGGGCAAGAGGGATCGATCCATGGAGGAGCCTCATCAAATGGATGGCACCAGCGCTCGCAACCACATTGACCTCAGGGTGAGAAATCGAGTACACAACTCTGCCAGACTGAAGGATGCAGACGAGGTGAAGAGACATGTGAGGGCGGCGGTCCGACCGCAGAGGGAAAATTTTGATCAGACCATCGAGATGGCAATCCTCCATAACAAAGACCATCACAGCCAGGACTCAAATCGGGTCAGTTCTCTGGAAGCGTCGGTCTATAAAGCGTGGGAGAAGTGA